In Acidobacteriota bacterium, the following are encoded in one genomic region:
- a CDS encoding phosphatidate cytidylyltransferase — protein sequence MLTRIVSGLVLLAVVVAVVVALPPWGTIALAAVVVALASHEFARLAGPGGFAALPMVVATVASSLAMAFGGPVSVVLLAALIVVGALAVGRGRPDEDALRQVGVALAAPVYIGVPAGAILALRVEFGPWALLAALLTVMASDIAQFFGGRALGRRLLAPVVSPKKTVEGAVSGVAAAAVVLPALGAWWLPGAGMLWLAILGVLMALLGIVGDLFESLIKRSAGVKDSSSLIPGHGGMLDRVDSLLFAVPVLYVWLRYATP from the coding sequence ATGCTGACACGCATCGTGAGCGGTCTCGTCCTGCTCGCCGTCGTCGTCGCCGTCGTCGTCGCGCTGCCGCCCTGGGGCACCATCGCGCTGGCGGCCGTGGTCGTGGCGCTGGCCTCGCACGAGTTCGCCAGGCTGGCCGGGCCGGGAGGCTTCGCCGCCCTGCCAATGGTGGTGGCGACCGTCGCGTCGAGCCTCGCGATGGCGTTCGGCGGCCCGGTGTCCGTCGTCTTGCTGGCCGCCCTGATTGTCGTGGGCGCCCTGGCGGTCGGTCGAGGCCGTCCCGACGAGGACGCGCTCAGGCAGGTCGGCGTGGCGCTCGCCGCCCCGGTCTACATCGGCGTGCCGGCGGGCGCGATCCTCGCGTTGCGCGTCGAGTTCGGTCCCTGGGCCCTGTTGGCGGCCCTGCTGACGGTGATGGCGAGCGACATCGCCCAGTTCTTCGGCGGCCGGGCGCTCGGCCGGCGCCTGCTGGCGCCGGTCGTGAGCCCCAAGAAGACGGTCGAGGGTGCGGTGTCGGGTGTGGCCGCCGCGGCCGTCGTGCTGCCGGCGCTGGGCGCCTGGTGGCTACCCGGGGCCGGGATGCTCTGGCTCGCCATCCTCGGGGTGTTGATGGCCCTGCTCGGCATCGTCGGCGACCTCTTCGAGTCGTTGATCAAGCGCAGCGCCGGCGTGAAGGACTCCTCGAGCCTGATTCCCGGGCACGGCGGCATGCTCGACCGGGTCGACTCGCTGCTGTTCGCCGTGCCCGTGCTCTACGTCTGGTTGAGGTACGCCACGCCGTGA
- a CDS encoding isoprenyl transferase: MLARVAEGSPDEALVRQIDFDRLPTHIAVIMDGNGRWAARRLLPRVEGHRAGIDAVRDVVETSARLGIRVLTLYAFSVENWKRPATEVNTLMGLLKRYLRSELQTLLQNDIRFRVIGRREALAPDIQRELADAEARTGDNRGMLFNIALNYGGRAEIVDAARRAMASGLTPDELDEARFAGFLYTAGQPDPDLLIRTSGELRISNYLLWQIAYAEIWVTETLWPDFRCRHLLEAIVAYQKRERRYGGIDAPALAGR; encoded by the coding sequence ATGCTCGCGCGCGTCGCCGAGGGGTCGCCTGACGAGGCGCTCGTGCGACAGATCGACTTCGACCGGCTGCCGACCCACATCGCGGTGATCATGGACGGCAACGGCCGGTGGGCGGCCAGGCGTCTGCTGCCGAGGGTCGAGGGGCATCGTGCGGGCATCGACGCGGTGCGCGACGTGGTCGAGACGTCGGCCCGCCTCGGCATCCGCGTCCTCACGCTCTACGCGTTCTCGGTCGAGAACTGGAAGCGGCCCGCGACCGAGGTCAACACCTTGATGGGACTGCTCAAGCGGTATCTGCGCAGCGAGCTGCAGACGCTGCTGCAGAACGACATCCGGTTCCGTGTGATCGGCCGGCGGGAGGCGCTGGCCCCCGACATCCAGCGGGAACTGGCCGACGCGGAGGCCCGAACGGGCGACAACCGGGGCATGCTGTTCAACATCGCCCTCAACTACGGCGGCCGGGCGGAAATCGTCGACGCCGCACGGCGGGCGATGGCGTCGGGACTCACGCCCGACGAGCTCGATGAGGCCCGCTTCGCCGGGTTCCTCTACACGGCCGGCCAGCCCGATCCGGACCTGCTCATCCGTACGAGCGGCGAACTGCGCATCAGCAACTACCTGCTCTGGCAGATCGCGTATGCCGAGATCTGGGTCACCGAGACGCTGTGGCCCGATTTCCGCTGCCGACACCTGCTCGAGGCCATCGTCGCCTACCAGAAGCGCGAGCGGCGCTACGGCGGCATCGACGCGCCGGCACTGGCGGGCCGGTGA
- the truA gene encoding tRNA pseudouridine(38-40) synthase TruA produces the protein MRTVRITLAYDGGRYAGWQRQANGPSVQAAVEQALETLEERKVAVVGAGRTDAGVHALGQVASATLSREIEPAALVRALNARLPHDIRVLAAADAPDGFNARFAAREKLYRYRIFNRAIGDPFERRYSWHVARPLDFDALADALAVVEGQHDFAAFQATGSHVTSTVRTLSGVSAQLTAWAPMRGAVEPDVEEGGVVSLDFRGDGFLRHMVRNIVGSVVQVGLGRRPARWMADVLDGRDRRRAGPTAPPEGLFLVSVRYAGDPPAGGGHDWRPVDDER, from the coding sequence GTGCGCACGGTGCGGATCACGCTGGCCTACGATGGCGGCCGCTACGCGGGCTGGCAGCGGCAGGCCAACGGCCCCTCGGTGCAGGCGGCCGTCGAGCAGGCGCTCGAGACCCTCGAGGAGCGGAAGGTCGCGGTGGTCGGCGCGGGGCGAACCGACGCCGGGGTCCACGCGCTCGGGCAGGTCGCCAGCGCCACGCTCTCCCGCGAGATTGAGCCGGCCGCCCTCGTCAGGGCCCTCAACGCGCGACTGCCGCACGACATCCGCGTGCTCGCCGCGGCCGACGCGCCAGACGGGTTCAACGCCCGGTTCGCGGCGCGCGAGAAGCTCTACCGCTACCGCATCTTCAACCGGGCCATCGGCGACCCGTTCGAGCGACGGTACAGCTGGCACGTCGCCCGGCCCCTCGATTTCGATGCGCTGGCCGACGCGCTCGCCGTCGTCGAGGGCCAGCACGACTTCGCCGCCTTCCAGGCGACGGGCAGCCACGTCACTTCGACCGTGCGTACCTTGAGCGGTGTGTCGGCCCAGCTGACGGCGTGGGCGCCGATGCGGGGCGCCGTCGAACCCGACGTGGAGGAAGGCGGCGTCGTGAGCCTCGACTTCCGAGGCGACGGCTTCCTGCGGCACATGGTCCGCAACATCGTGGGGTCGGTCGTGCAGGTCGGCCTCGGGCGGCGTCCGGCGCGATGGATGGCCGACGTGCTCGATGGCCGCGACCGCCGACGAGCGGGGCCCACCGCGCCCCCGGAGGGGCTCTTCCTGGTGTCGGTGCGCTATGCCGGCGACCCGCCGGCGGGCGGCGGGCACGACTGGCGTCCGGTTGATGACGAGCGCTAA
- the pyrE gene encoding orotate phosphoribosyltransferase gives MTSGEVLDLFRARGALLEGHFRLTSGLHSPGYLQCALVLQFPDVAARLGEGLASATRGLGPNAVLSPALGGIVIGHEVGRGLGVRALFAERQDGGLRLRRGFTLGRDDRVLVVEDVLTTGGSTRETIEVARAAGATVVGAAAIVNRGSAVDLGVPFVALASIDLPTYDADRCPLCAAGSAAVKPGSR, from the coding sequence ATGACATCCGGTGAAGTACTCGACCTGTTCCGTGCACGCGGCGCGTTGCTCGAGGGCCACTTCCGGCTCACGTCGGGGCTGCACAGCCCTGGGTACCTGCAGTGCGCGCTCGTGCTGCAGTTTCCGGACGTCGCCGCCAGGCTGGGCGAGGGCCTGGCCTCGGCGACCCGCGGGCTCGGCCCGAACGCCGTGTTGTCGCCAGCCCTCGGCGGCATCGTGATCGGCCACGAGGTCGGACGCGGCCTCGGCGTGCGGGCGCTCTTCGCCGAGCGTCAGGACGGCGGGCTCCGCCTGAGGCGCGGCTTCACACTGGGCCGGGACGACCGGGTGCTGGTCGTCGAAGACGTCCTGACGACCGGCGGATCGACGCGCGAGACGATCGAGGTCGCACGCGCCGCGGGGGCGACCGTCGTCGGCGCCGCCGCCATCGTCAATCGTGGGTCGGCCGTCGACCTCGGCGTGCCGTTCGTGGCCCTGGCGTCGATCGATCTGCCCACGTACGACGCCGACCGCTGCCCGCTGTGTGCGGCGGGCAGCGCCGCAGTCAAGCCTGGCTCGCGCTGA